A single genomic interval of Plodia interpunctella isolate USDA-ARS_2022_Savannah chromosome 14, ilPloInte3.2, whole genome shotgun sequence harbors:
- the tkv gene encoding bone morphogenetic protein receptor type-1B isoform X3 produces the protein MGVAVLQCECSGPRACPDGSSNGTCTTQPGGYCFVAVEEVLDEVGSVVRDRTTGCLPPEEAGFMQCKSSQVPHQHPKAIACCNDGDFCNRPLSPQLPEPPPDVTEAPGARPHVPGSPTIFLAAALCIALVAFVAAFVLLFRRRRRGCKRPPTPPTHSHHAEISSGSGSGLPLLVQRTVAKQIQMVESIGKGRYGEVWLAKWRGEKVAVKVFFTTEEASWFRETEIYQTVLMRHENILGFIAADIKGTGSWTQMLLITDYHENGSLHDYLQTVVLDTHSMITMAYSIVSGLAHLHMDIFGTKGKPAIAHRDIKSKNILVKRNGQCAIADFGLAVRFVAERNEVDIAPNTRVGTRRYMAPEVLDEKLDVTNFEAFKMADMYSLGLVLWEMSRRCATGDKRQYVESYALPYQEFVPSDPSFEDMHAVVVSAGTRPPVPARWLSAEPLSALVTVMAECWHHNPPVRLTALRVKKTLSKYVTETTIKLV, from the exons GTGTGGCCGTGTTGCAGTGCGAGTGTTCGGGCCCTAGGGCGTGCCCGGATGGCTCCTCCAACGGCACGTGCACCACCCAGCCCGGCGGCTACTGCTTCGTGGCCGTCGAGGAGGTCCTCGACGAGGTCGGCAGCGTCGTCAGGGACAGGACCACTGGCTGTCTGCCGCCTGAGGAGGCTGGATTTATGCAA tgcAAAAGTTCACAAGTCCCACATCAGCATCCTAAAGCGATCGCGTGCTGCAATGACGGCGACTTCTGCAATCGTCCGCTGTCGCCGCAGCTGCCGGAGCCGCCGCCGGACGTGACGGAGGCGCCGGGCGCGCGCCCGCACGTCCCCGGCAGCCCCACCATCTTCCTCGCGGCCGCGCTCTGTATCGCCCTCGTAGCGTTCGTCGCCGCCTTCGTCCTCCTCTTCCGCAGAAGACGACGCGGCTGCAAACGACCCCCCACCCCGCCTACGCACTCCCATCACGCCGAAATATCCTCAGGCTCCGGATCCGGACTACCCCTCCTGGTCCAGAGGACCGTCGCCAAACAGATACAAATGGTAGAATCCATTGGCAAAGGACGCTATGGAGAAGTCTGGTTGGCTAAATGGCGCGGAGAAAAGGTCGCCGTCAAAGTCTTCTTCACGACCGAAGAGGCCTCCTGGTTTCGCGAAACTGAAATTTATCAGACTGTTCTAATGCGACACGAGAATATACTCGGCTTTATTGCAGCGGATATCAAAGGAACGGGATCATGGACTCAGATGCTGCTCATCACGGATTACCATGAGAATGGATCGTTGCATGACTACCTTCAAACCGTCGTCCTGGATACGCACAGCATGATAACCATGGCGTACTCGATAGTAAGCGGGCTGGCTCATCTGCACATGGATATCTTCGGCACGAAAGGCAAACCGGCGATCGCCCACCGCGATATCAAAAGCAAGAACATTCTAGTGAAACGGAACGGGCAATGCGCCATTGCGGACTTCGGACTCGCGGTGCGCTTCGTAGCCGAGAGGAACGAAGTGGACATCGCGCCGAACACTAGAGTCGGCACGCGGCGCTACATGGCGCCCGAAGTGCTCGACGAGAAGCTCGACGTGACCAACTTCGAGGCGTTCAAAATGGCCGACATGTACTCTCTGGGCCTGGTGCTGTGGGAGATGAGCAGGAGGTGCGCGACCGGCGACAAACGGCAGTACGTGGAGAGCTACGCGCTGCCGTACCAGGAGTTCGTGCCGTCGGACCCGTCGTTCGAGGACATGCACGCGGTGGTGGTGTCGGCGGGCACGCGGCCTCCTGTGCCCGCGCGGTGGCTGAGCGCGGAGCCGCTGAGCGCGCTGGTGACGGTGATGGCGGAGTGCTGGCACCACAACCCGCCCGTGCGGCTGACGGCGCTGCGCGTCAAGAAGACGCTCTCCAAGTACGTCACGGAGACCACGATCAAGCTCGTGTGA
- the lark gene encoding RNA-binding protein lark, with amino-acid sequence MPGAGTFKIFVGNLSDKTTDADLRPLFEKYGTVVECDIVRNYGFVHMENEQVGREAIQNLNGEMVHGQAIKIEAAKSRKAPSTPTTKIFVGNLTDKTRAPEVRELFQKYGTVVECDIVRNYGFVHLDASGDVNEAIKELNGMMVDGQAMKVQISTSRVRQRPGMGDPEQCYRCGRGGHWSKECPKAMGPDRNGFRDRAFGRDPYPPPPPPPFLRDRMMGGFGDPYDGYYDRARFDSPREMFERRYPVGGSRGLDMGASRGARGDFASPPLRREPMPPMPSLPPMRSSMGAMRSSYDAMFSRRSPPRGPQMSRGMYEDFSRDTFDDRRPGMRGPSPSRRYAPY; translated from the exons ATGCCGGGCGCCGGTACTTTCAAAATCTTCGTCGGGAATCTTTCCGATAAAACGACGGACGCCGATCTTAGACCGCTGTTCGAAAAATACGGTACCGTCGTAGAATGCGATATCGTCAGAAATTACGGTTTCGTCCacatggaaaatgaacaaGTCGGTCGCGAAGCCATTCAGAACTTAAACGGAGAGATGGTTCATGGTCAAGCTATTAAAATAGAGGCTGCGAAGAGTCGAAAGGCACCGTCGACGCCGACCACAAAAATATTCGTCGGTAACCTAACAGACAAGACGCGCGCGCCCGAAGTTCGCGAGCTATTTCAGAAGTATGGCACGGTCGTCGAATGCGATATCGTTCGTAACTATGGATTCGTGCACTTGGACGCGTCGGGCGACGTGAACGAAGCTATCAAAGAGCTGAACGGTATGATGGTCGACGGGCAAGCTATGAAGGTGCAGATCTCTACGAGCCGTGTCCGGCAACGGCCGGGCATGGGCGACCCCGAGCAGTGCTACCGCTGCGGTCGCGGTGGGCACTGGTCCAAGGAGTGCCCTAAGGCGATGGGCCCGGACCGGAACGGTTTCCGCGATCGAGCTTTCGGCCGCGACCCCTACcctccgccgccgccgccgccgttCCTCCGCGATCGCATGATGGGAGGATTTGGG GATCCCTATGATGGGTACTATGATCGTGCCCGTTTTGACTCTCCTCGTGAGATGTTTGAGCGTCGCTACCCTGTGGGTGGGTCCCGCGGGTTAGACATGGGGGCGTCACGCGGCGCTCGCGGGGACTTCGCCTCGCCGCCCCTACGCCGAGAGCCCATGCCACCAATGCCCAGCTTGCCCCCCATGCGCAGTAGTATGGGAGCCATGCGGTCGTCGTACGATGCTATGTTCAGTCGTCGCAGCCCTCCGCGCGGGCCTCAAATGTCCCGCGG catGTATGAAGACTTCAGCCGTGACACATTTGATGATAGaag ACCTGGAATGCGTGGACCATCTCCGTCACGAAGATACGCGCCGTACTAG
- the tkv gene encoding bone morphogenetic protein receptor type-1B isoform X1, with the protein MRLRSVAVLQCECSGPRACPDGSSNGTCTTQPGGYCFVAVEEVLDEVGSVVRDRTTGCLPPEEAGFMQCKSSQVPHQHPKAIACCNDGDFCNRPLSPQLPEPPPDVTEAPGARPHVPGSPTIFLAAALCIALVAFVAAFVLLFRRRRRGCKRPPTPPTHSHHAEISSGSGSGLPLLVQRTVAKQIQMVESIGKGRYGEVWLAKWRGEKVAVKVFFTTEEASWFRETEIYQTVLMRHENILGFIAADIKGTGSWTQMLLITDYHENGSLHDYLQTVVLDTHSMITMAYSIVSGLAHLHMDIFGTKGKPAIAHRDIKSKNILVKRNGQCAIADFGLAVRFVAERNEVDIAPNTRVGTRRYMAPEVLDEKLDVTNFEAFKMADMYSLGLVLWEMSRRCATGDKRQYVESYALPYQEFVPSDPSFEDMHAVVVSAGTRPPVPARWLSAEPLSALVTVMAECWHHNPPVRLTALRVKKTLSKYVTETTIKLV; encoded by the exons ATGAGACTGAGAA GTGTGGCCGTGTTGCAGTGCGAGTGTTCGGGCCCTAGGGCGTGCCCGGATGGCTCCTCCAACGGCACGTGCACCACCCAGCCCGGCGGCTACTGCTTCGTGGCCGTCGAGGAGGTCCTCGACGAGGTCGGCAGCGTCGTCAGGGACAGGACCACTGGCTGTCTGCCGCCTGAGGAGGCTGGATTTATGCAA tgcAAAAGTTCACAAGTCCCACATCAGCATCCTAAAGCGATCGCGTGCTGCAATGACGGCGACTTCTGCAATCGTCCGCTGTCGCCGCAGCTGCCGGAGCCGCCGCCGGACGTGACGGAGGCGCCGGGCGCGCGCCCGCACGTCCCCGGCAGCCCCACCATCTTCCTCGCGGCCGCGCTCTGTATCGCCCTCGTAGCGTTCGTCGCCGCCTTCGTCCTCCTCTTCCGCAGAAGACGACGCGGCTGCAAACGACCCCCCACCCCGCCTACGCACTCCCATCACGCCGAAATATCCTCAGGCTCCGGATCCGGACTACCCCTCCTGGTCCAGAGGACCGTCGCCAAACAGATACAAATGGTAGAATCCATTGGCAAAGGACGCTATGGAGAAGTCTGGTTGGCTAAATGGCGCGGAGAAAAGGTCGCCGTCAAAGTCTTCTTCACGACCGAAGAGGCCTCCTGGTTTCGCGAAACTGAAATTTATCAGACTGTTCTAATGCGACACGAGAATATACTCGGCTTTATTGCAGCGGATATCAAAGGAACGGGATCATGGACTCAGATGCTGCTCATCACGGATTACCATGAGAATGGATCGTTGCATGACTACCTTCAAACCGTCGTCCTGGATACGCACAGCATGATAACCATGGCGTACTCGATAGTAAGCGGGCTGGCTCATCTGCACATGGATATCTTCGGCACGAAAGGCAAACCGGCGATCGCCCACCGCGATATCAAAAGCAAGAACATTCTAGTGAAACGGAACGGGCAATGCGCCATTGCGGACTTCGGACTCGCGGTGCGCTTCGTAGCCGAGAGGAACGAAGTGGACATCGCGCCGAACACTAGAGTCGGCACGCGGCGCTACATGGCGCCCGAAGTGCTCGACGAGAAGCTCGACGTGACCAACTTCGAGGCGTTCAAAATGGCCGACATGTACTCTCTGGGCCTGGTGCTGTGGGAGATGAGCAGGAGGTGCGCGACCGGCGACAAACGGCAGTACGTGGAGAGCTACGCGCTGCCGTACCAGGAGTTCGTGCCGTCGGACCCGTCGTTCGAGGACATGCACGCGGTGGTGGTGTCGGCGGGCACGCGGCCTCCTGTGCCCGCGCGGTGGCTGAGCGCGGAGCCGCTGAGCGCGCTGGTGACGGTGATGGCGGAGTGCTGGCACCACAACCCGCCCGTGCGGCTGACGGCGCTGCGCGTCAAGAAGACGCTCTCCAAGTACGTCACGGAGACCACGATCAAGCTCGTGTGA
- the tkv gene encoding bone morphogenetic protein receptor type-1B isoform X2: MQVSSHSLACSIVSYDSSYSIAGLLPPEGAGFMQVSSHSLACSIVSYDSSYSIAGLLPPEGAGFMQCKSSQVPHQHPKAIACCNDGDFCNRPLSPQLPEPPPDVTEAPGARPHVPGSPTIFLAAALCIALVAFVAAFVLLFRRRRRGCKRPPTPPTHSHHAEISSGSGSGLPLLVQRTVAKQIQMVESIGKGRYGEVWLAKWRGEKVAVKVFFTTEEASWFRETEIYQTVLMRHENILGFIAADIKGTGSWTQMLLITDYHENGSLHDYLQTVVLDTHSMITMAYSIVSGLAHLHMDIFGTKGKPAIAHRDIKSKNILVKRNGQCAIADFGLAVRFVAERNEVDIAPNTRVGTRRYMAPEVLDEKLDVTNFEAFKMADMYSLGLVLWEMSRRCATGDKRQYVESYALPYQEFVPSDPSFEDMHAVVVSAGTRPPVPARWLSAEPLSALVTVMAECWHHNPPVRLTALRVKKTLSKYVTETTIKLV, from the exons ATGCAAGTGAGTAGTCATTCTCTAGCATGTAGTATCGTATCATATGACTCGTCTTACTCGATCGCTGGCTTGCTGCCGCCTGAGGGGGCTGGATTTATGCAAGTGAGTAGTCATTCTCTAGCATGTAGTATCGTATCATATGACTCGTCTTACTCGATCGCTGGCTTGCTGCCGCCTGAGGGGGCTGGATTTATGCAA tgcAAAAGTTCACAAGTCCCACATCAGCATCCTAAAGCGATCGCGTGCTGCAATGACGGCGACTTCTGCAATCGTCCGCTGTCGCCGCAGCTGCCGGAGCCGCCGCCGGACGTGACGGAGGCGCCGGGCGCGCGCCCGCACGTCCCCGGCAGCCCCACCATCTTCCTCGCGGCCGCGCTCTGTATCGCCCTCGTAGCGTTCGTCGCCGCCTTCGTCCTCCTCTTCCGCAGAAGACGACGCGGCTGCAAACGACCCCCCACCCCGCCTACGCACTCCCATCACGCCGAAATATCCTCAGGCTCCGGATCCGGACTACCCCTCCTGGTCCAGAGGACCGTCGCCAAACAGATACAAATGGTAGAATCCATTGGCAAAGGACGCTATGGAGAAGTCTGGTTGGCTAAATGGCGCGGAGAAAAGGTCGCCGTCAAAGTCTTCTTCACGACCGAAGAGGCCTCCTGGTTTCGCGAAACTGAAATTTATCAGACTGTTCTAATGCGACACGAGAATATACTCGGCTTTATTGCAGCGGATATCAAAGGAACGGGATCATGGACTCAGATGCTGCTCATCACGGATTACCATGAGAATGGATCGTTGCATGACTACCTTCAAACCGTCGTCCTGGATACGCACAGCATGATAACCATGGCGTACTCGATAGTAAGCGGGCTGGCTCATCTGCACATGGATATCTTCGGCACGAAAGGCAAACCGGCGATCGCCCACCGCGATATCAAAAGCAAGAACATTCTAGTGAAACGGAACGGGCAATGCGCCATTGCGGACTTCGGACTCGCGGTGCGCTTCGTAGCCGAGAGGAACGAAGTGGACATCGCGCCGAACACTAGAGTCGGCACGCGGCGCTACATGGCGCCCGAAGTGCTCGACGAGAAGCTCGACGTGACCAACTTCGAGGCGTTCAAAATGGCCGACATGTACTCTCTGGGCCTGGTGCTGTGGGAGATGAGCAGGAGGTGCGCGACCGGCGACAAACGGCAGTACGTGGAGAGCTACGCGCTGCCGTACCAGGAGTTCGTGCCGTCGGACCCGTCGTTCGAGGACATGCACGCGGTGGTGGTGTCGGCGGGCACGCGGCCTCCTGTGCCCGCGCGGTGGCTGAGCGCGGAGCCGCTGAGCGCGCTGGTGACGGTGATGGCGGAGTGCTGGCACCACAACCCGCCCGTGCGGCTGACGGCGCTGCGCGTCAAGAAGACGCTCTCCAAGTACGTCACGGAGACCACGATCAAGCTCGTGTGA